CTACCCCTGGCTGCGCGACTATCTGCCAGTCTGGCCGGGAAGCCCGGCGGACGAAGCCGGGGTTTAACCAGGGGTTTTTCCCCTAAAGAAATCATTTATGAATTCAAACACTGACAATCAGGAAATCGTTCATCTTGTCAGCCTGGGATGCGTTCGCAACCTGGTGGACAGCGAACTGATTCTGGGCGCCCTGGCCTCGGGGGGCTTCGCCCTGACCGAGGATCCGGCCGAGGCGGAAACCATCATCATCAACTCCTGCGGTTTTGTCCGGGCCGCCGTGGACGAAACCATCGACGTGGTTTTGGAAATGGCCCACTACAAAGAGGAAGGCCGGTGCCAAAGGCTTGTCCTGTGCGGCTGCATGGCCCAGCGATACGGCAAGGAATTGGAGGAAGCCCTCCCGGAACTGGACATGGTGATAGGGCCGGGCGCGCATAAGGACATCGTGGAACTGCTTAGGCGGCCCACAGGTTTTATCTGCCAGGTTCCCGATCCATCCACGGCGCCCTTGCAGCAGGCGAGCTTCCCAAGGATTTGCAGCACGCCCCATATGGCCTACATCAAAATTTCCGAAGGCTGCCCGGACCGCTGCACCTTTTGCATGATCCCCCAATTGCGCGGGGCGTGGCGAAGCCGGCCCCTGGACGACATTGTGGAGGAGGCGGGAAACCTGATCCAGTGGGGGGCCAAGGAAATCATCCTGGTCGCCCAGGACACCACGGCCTACGGCCTGGATTTTGACAAGCAAAACCGCACCAGCCTGGATCAACTCTTAAGCAGCCTCTGCCGGTTGGAAGGGGAGACGCGCTTCCGCTTTTTATACGGGCATCCCAACCGGGTGACGGACGCGCTGCTTGAGACGGCGGCCTCCCAGCCCCGGGTGTGCTCTTATTTCGACCTGCCCGTGCAGCACGGCAGCGACCGCATTTTGAAAATGATGGGGCGAAAAAATACACGGGACGAAATGCTCCGGCTGTTCGAAAAAATCCGGGCGACAGTCCCTGACGTCGCCCTGCGGACCACGGCCCTGGTGGGCTTCCCGGGCGAAACGGAAGAGGATTTCAACCAACTGGTGGAATTCGTTCAGGAGGCGAGGTTCGACCACTTGGGAGTTTTCGCCTACTCGGACGCCGAGGAAATCCCCTCCCACCGCCTGCCCAACCACGTGCCGGAGGATACGGCCGTCAAGCGCCGGGATTACATCATGGACAGGCAGAATACGATTTCCCTCGACAATAACGCCGACCGTGTGGGAAAAATCTACACAGCTTTGGTGCTGGGGGAAAGCGGCGATCCCGAATACCCGTATTGGGGGAAAACCTGCCTCCAGGCCCCGGACGTGGACGGCGTGACCTTGATCCAGGGGGAAGACCTGGAGCCCGGCCGACTGGCCCGCGTGACCGTGCACGGGGCGGACGTCTACGACCTGTTGGCGGAAACAAAAGACGAATAATCGGGGAAACGAATTCCCCCAGCCTTGGAAAAATCAATGAGCTTAAAACAGGAAATATTCGAATTTGTGGAAAAGGACCTTGCGGACATCGAAAGGGCCCTGGAAGCCAACCTCAACCCCTACCTGGACCTGGTCCGGGACGTGGCCAGCCACCTCCTTTTCGCCGGAGGCAAACGCCTGAGGCCCGTGCTCATGGTGCTGAGCGCCCGGGTTTGCGGCTGCAACAACGGGGAGGAGATCAACCTGTCCACCGTCTTCGAATACCTGCACGCCGCCACCCTGCTCCATGACGACATTGTGGACGGCGC
This DNA window, taken from Desulfatibacillum aliphaticivorans DSM 15576, encodes the following:
- the rimO gene encoding 30S ribosomal protein S12 methylthiotransferase RimO; protein product: MNSNTDNQEIVHLVSLGCVRNLVDSELILGALASGGFALTEDPAEAETIIINSCGFVRAAVDETIDVVLEMAHYKEEGRCQRLVLCGCMAQRYGKELEEALPELDMVIGPGAHKDIVELLRRPTGFICQVPDPSTAPLQQASFPRICSTPHMAYIKISEGCPDRCTFCMIPQLRGAWRSRPLDDIVEEAGNLIQWGAKEIILVAQDTTAYGLDFDKQNRTSLDQLLSSLCRLEGETRFRFLYGHPNRVTDALLETAASQPRVCSYFDLPVQHGSDRILKMMGRKNTRDEMLRLFEKIRATVPDVALRTTALVGFPGETEEDFNQLVEFVQEARFDHLGVFAYSDAEEIPSHRLPNHVPEDTAVKRRDYIMDRQNTISLDNNADRVGKIYTALVLGESGDPEYPYWGKTCLQAPDVDGVTLIQGEDLEPGRLARVTVHGADVYDLLAETKDE